A region of the Phaseolus vulgaris cultivar G19833 chromosome 11, P. vulgaris v2.0, whole genome shotgun sequence genome:
GAAATCCTTCaacaataaatatatcaaaatcaaTTAGTTTAAAGTCTATTGTTTTGCTTATgagattaatttatttatttgcagATGCTGCTCAGTCATGCAAGATAGTTTTAGACACTGTTGAATCAGCTTTACCAGAAGGCTGGCCTGAAAACTTCGTTTCAGACTGTAAACTGCAAGAGACAGTGGCAAATGCTGTAGAACTGCTTCCAGAGTTGTGGAAGCTTACAGGCTCTCCTCAAGATGTCATCTCATCGTTTAGGAGGGCCCTGCTTTATCATTGGAATCTTGGCACTAAAGCCACGGCAAGAATACAAAAGGAATTTGCTTTTTTTCTTCTGTATAGTGGTTGTGAAGCTAGCCCTCCTGCTCTCCGCTCTCAGTTGGATGGTTCTTTTGTGCCAAGAAGCAACCTAGAAGAGGCTGTTCTTCTGCTTCTGATTTTGCTGAGAAAATCTATTCTTGGATACATTGTATGGGACCCTTCATTAATTGATCACCTTTCTTTTGCTTTAAGTGTTTCAGGGGAATTCATGACTCTAGCTCAGCAGGTTGAGGAATTGCTTCCTGAAAACATGGACAGAAAAGAAAGATACTATACTCTAGCTCTTTGTTACAGTGGAGAAGGTGAACATACGACTTCTTTGGATCTTCTAAGGAACTCTTTGAACCATAGAGAGAACTCAGACTGCATAAAGGAGTTACTTCTAGTTTCAAAAATTTGTGCAGAAAAGAATATTTACACTGAAGAAGGAATCAAATATTCTGTCAAAGCCATTTCTCAGTTGAATGGAAAGTGCATGCAGATGGTAGCTATTGCAAATTGCTTGCTAGGTGTTCTACTGTCATCAAAATCCAAGTCAGCTGCTTCTGAATCGGAGAAGGTTGTTTTGCAGTCTGAAGCTCTCAGTGCTCTAAAAGATTCCGAGAGAACGATGAGGGAAAGTGATCCTTACATTGTCCTTCATCTTTGTCTAGAGTATGCTGAACAGAGGAAGTTAAGCATTGCTATTGATCATGCAAAGAAACTGATTAAGCTTGAGGGTGGATCTAGTGTTAGAGGATATATTCTACTAGCGCGGATTTTATCTGCTCAACGAAAATTTGAAGATGCAGAGCTTGTTATAGATGCTGCTCTAGATCAAAGTGGGAAATGGGATCAAGGAGAATTGTTGAGAACTAAAGCTAAACTACGGATTGCACAGGGAAAATTAAATAATGCAGTGGAAACATATACTTTTCTTCTTGCTGTTCTTCAGGtccaaaataaaagtttagGCACGGCAAGTAAGGTTGTAAATATATGCGTCaacgatatatatatatatatatatatatacacacataacatatcactttaatttttttttaataactcaTTATCAACGGGAAGAGAATATTAGAAACTTCATTTAAATTCTACCTTTTTAATGTATGTAGAATAACTTTACTTTTCTGATACAGATCAAGGGAAACCGTGACAAAAGACTGGAAATGGAAATATGGCACGATTTAGCCAATGTGTACGCGACCTTATCGCAGTGGCGGGATGCTGAAGTTTGTCTAGCAAAATCTGAGAATATTAATCCCTATTCTGCTTCTAGATGGCACACAAAGGGTACATCGCttgttttcaaaaaaattctcCCTACCTTTCATAGGTTCTATGTTACATTTTAGAAACAATATAATTCCCCACAAAAATAGGAATCTTAATTTATTTGAAGCTGAACGTGTTTTACATTTCAAACTTCCCTTCAAGTTATTCAATGTCGTTTTGTTAAGGAGTTACTTACGTCTTTTATGGAGCGAAATTCATAACTTAGGTTTTTGCAGGTTTACTTTTTGAAGCCAGAGGTCTTCATCAAGAGGCTCTGAAATCATTTAGGAAAGCATTAGATATTGAGCCCAACTATGTGCCAAGTTTGATATCCACAGCCTGTGTACTCAGGCAACTTGGTGGTCAATCATCTTCGATAGTTAGAAGCCTTCTCACTGATGCATTGCGCCTTGACAGAACAAACCCATCAGCTTGGTACAATCTTGGACTGTTCTACAGAGCTGATTTGGGGACATCGGCAATGGAAGCTGTCGAATGCTTTGAAGCAGCAGCTTTTCTTGAAGAATCTACTCCTATTGAACCCTTTAGATAACACTTCCACTTTTATTTTGTTGACAAATATCACAGTAAGTTACTAGTTTGTTTGTAAAGTCAGCAATTAT
Encoded here:
- the LOC137827045 gene encoding protein NPGR2-like isoform X3: MRAKSLISKKQISLRLRKMIKCMCSGEQLKVDELGYSSESLATRDYSASGGYSSRPGENDTKVDNTNIEEAESSLRESGYLNYEEARALLGRLEYQKGNVEAALHVFEGIDIATVVPKIKVSISRSCEPNRRRSQSDTHPPMSMHAVSLILEAVFLKAKSLQALGRFQDAAQSCKIVLDTVESALPEGWPENFVSDCKLQETVANAVELLPELWKLTGSPQDVISSFRRALLYHWNLGTKATARIQKEFAFFLLYSGCEASPPALRSQLDGSFVPRSNLEEAVLLLLILLRKSILGYIVWDPSLIDHLSFALSVSGEFMTLAQQVEELLPENMDRKERYYTLALCYSGEGEHTTSLDLLRNSLNHRENSDCIKELLLVSKICAEKNIYTEEGIKYSVKAISQLNGKCMQMVAIANCLLGVLLSSKSKSAASESEKVVLQSEALSALKDSERTMRESDPYIVLHLCLEYAEQRKLSIAIDHAKKLIKLEGGSSVRGYILLARILSAQRKFEDAELVIDAALDQSGKWDQGELLRTKAKLRIAQGKLNNAVETYTFLLAVLQVQNKSLGTASKIKGNRDKRLEMEIWHDLANVYATLSQWRDAEVCLAKSENINPYSASRWHTKGLLFEARGLHQEALKSFRKALDIEPNYVPSLISTACVLRQLGGQSSSIVRSLLTDALRLDRTNPSAWYNLGLFYRADLGTSAMEAVECFEAAAFLEESTPIEPFR
- the LOC137827045 gene encoding protein NPGR2-like isoform X4, with amino-acid sequence MRAKSLISKKQISLRLRKMIKCMCSGEQLKVDELGYSSESLATRDYSASGGYSSRPGENDTKVDNTNIEEAESSLRESGYLNYEEARALLGRLEYQKGNVEAALHVFEGIDIATVVPKIKVSISRSCEPNRRRSQSDTHPPMSMHAVSLILEAVFLKAKSLQALGRFQDAAQSCKIVLDTVESALPEGWPENFVSDCKLQETVANAVELLPELWKLTGSPQDVISSFRRALLYHWNLGTKATARIQKEFAFFLLYSGCEASPPALRSQLDGSFVPRSNLEEAVLLLLILLRKSILGYIVWDPSLIDHLSFALSVSGEFMTLAQQVEELLPENMDRKERYYTLALCYSGEGEHTTSLDLLRNSLNHRENSDCIKELLLVSKICAEKNIYTEEGIKYSVKAISQLNGKCMQMVAIANCLLGVLLSSKSKSAASESEKVVLQSEALSALKDSERTMRESDPYIVLHLCLEYAEQRKLSIAIDHAKKLIKLEGGSSVRGYILLARILSAQRKFEDAELVIDAALDQSGKWDQGELLRTKAKLRIAQGKLNNAVETYTFLLAVLQVQNKSLGTIKGNRDKRLEMEIWHDLANVYATLSQWRDAEVCLAKSENINPYSASRWHTKGLLFEARGLHQEALKSFRKALDIEPNYVPSLISTACVLRQLGGQSSSIVRSLLTDALRLDRTNPSAWYNLGLFYRADLGTSAMEAVECFEAAAFLEESTPIEPFR
- the LOC137827045 gene encoding protein NPGR2-like isoform X1, giving the protein MVLGNRVECFSMRAKSLISKKQISLRLRKMIKCMCSGEQLKVDELGYSSESLATRDYSASGGYSSRPGENDTKVDNTNIEEAESSLRESGYLNYEEARALLGRLEYQKGNVEAALHVFEGIDIATVVPKIKVSISRSCEPNRRRSQSDTHPPMSMHAVSLILEAVFLKAKSLQALGRFQDAAQSCKIVLDTVESALPEGWPENFVSDCKLQETVANAVELLPELWKLTGSPQDVISSFRRALLYHWNLGTKATARIQKEFAFFLLYSGCEASPPALRSQLDGSFVPRSNLEEAVLLLLILLRKSILGYIVWDPSLIDHLSFALSVSGEFMTLAQQVEELLPENMDRKERYYTLALCYSGEGEHTTSLDLLRNSLNHRENSDCIKELLLVSKICAEKNIYTEEGIKYSVKAISQLNGKCMQMVAIANCLLGVLLSSKSKSAASESEKVVLQSEALSALKDSERTMRESDPYIVLHLCLEYAEQRKLSIAIDHAKKLIKLEGGSSVRGYILLARILSAQRKFEDAELVIDAALDQSGKWDQGELLRTKAKLRIAQGKLNNAVETYTFLLAVLQVQNKSLGTASKIKGNRDKRLEMEIWHDLANVYATLSQWRDAEVCLAKSENINPYSASRWHTKGLLFEARGLHQEALKSFRKALDIEPNYVPSLISTACVLRQLGGQSSSIVRSLLTDALRLDRTNPSAWYNLGLFYRADLGTSAMEAVECFEAAAFLEESTPIEPFR
- the LOC137827045 gene encoding protein NPGR2-like isoform X2, which produces MVLGNRVECFSMRAKSLISKKQISLRLRKMIKCMCSGEQLKVDELGYSSESLATRDYSASGGYSSRPGENDTKVDNTNIEEAESSLRESGYLNYEEARALLGRLEYQKGNVEAALHVFEGIDIATVVPKIKVSISRSCEPNRRRSQSDTHPPMSMHAVSLILEAVFLKAKSLQALGRFQDAAQSCKIVLDTVESALPEGWPENFVSDCKLQETVANAVELLPELWKLTGSPQDVISSFRRALLYHWNLGTKATARIQKEFAFFLLYSGCEASPPALRSQLDGSFVPRSNLEEAVLLLLILLRKSILGYIVWDPSLIDHLSFALSVSGEFMTLAQQVEELLPENMDRKERYYTLALCYSGEGEHTTSLDLLRNSLNHRENSDCIKELLLVSKICAEKNIYTEEGIKYSVKAISQLNGKCMQMVAIANCLLGVLLSSKSKSAASESEKVVLQSEALSALKDSERTMRESDPYIVLHLCLEYAEQRKLSIAIDHAKKLIKLEGGSSVRGYILLARILSAQRKFEDAELVIDAALDQSGKWDQGELLRTKAKLRIAQGKLNNAVETYTFLLAVLQVQNKSLGTIKGNRDKRLEMEIWHDLANVYATLSQWRDAEVCLAKSENINPYSASRWHTKGLLFEARGLHQEALKSFRKALDIEPNYVPSLISTACVLRQLGGQSSSIVRSLLTDALRLDRTNPSAWYNLGLFYRADLGTSAMEAVECFEAAAFLEESTPIEPFR